The following proteins are co-located in the Solea solea chromosome 21, fSolSol10.1, whole genome shotgun sequence genome:
- the si:rp71-1c10.7 gene encoding tumor necrosis factor receptor superfamily member 12A, producing the protein MASDALCALCGLIIAAVTHFHAVSAQKSLCGNSEFWNSDLDVCVPCSSCKQYPKTPSCNTCKPVDDSHDMWKLAAIASFSVLAVVLVGAALLIGVMVHRRTSHTRPLREPIEETAGPLYQA; encoded by the exons atGGCTTCTGACGCTCTCTGCGCGCTCTGCGGACTTATTATAGCGGCCGTGACACATTTCCACGCTGTGAGCGCACAGAAAA GTCTGTGTGGCAATTCAGAGTTCTGGAACTCGGACTTGGACGTTTGTGTGCCGTGTTCATCGTGCAAGCAGTACCCGAAGACCCCGTCGTGCAACACAT GTAAACCTGTGGACGACTCGCACGACATGTGGAAACTCGCGGCCATCGCCAGCTTCTCAGTGCTGGCCGTCGTGTTGGTCGGCGCGGCGTTGCTCATCGGGGTCATGGTGCATCGGCGCACGTCACACACGCGACCTCTACGTG aACCCATTGAAGAAACTGCAGGGCCACTTTATCAAGCTTAA